The following proteins come from a genomic window of bacterium:
- the glgB gene encoding 1,4-alpha-glucan branching protein GlgB, whose protein sequence is MDSSKLQSIPELDLYLFNVGEHRRVHKFLGAHLIEGGCRFAVWAPNAERVSVVGSFNNWNIHAHAMERRGNTGVWERFIPGLHHGIFYKFAIQKPGGKWEFRTDPFARFMQNDENRTPILTETYYEFKHPKVTLADKFSSPLNIFEVHPLSWRHRNGRPLSYRELIDELVPYVKYMEYTHVELMGILEHPYIPSWGYQVIGFYAPTSRMGTPTEFKQLIDAFHQAGIGVIIDIIMVHFPKDITGLAFYDNDNHLFESPIPERKMTAWDTFYFDFGRNEIKSFLISCLFHWIEEFYVDGFRFDAAGQFHYYEFSSDQKYREFLHRYGNCHNPEGFRFMQSMNWAVKEEHPETLLIAEDSTIASGVTRPVEHGGHGFDYKWDLGCTSHMMKYFRRPSSQRSTVYGDLTYPMLYHHTENFILPLGHDEVVHMKRTMVNKTEDLTDFEKFANLRLMYLLQFGYPHKKLLFMGQEFGQKNEWNEQQPLSWDSTWDHLHRSMQWFVKRLNEVYKYIPAMHEGDNIPNGFEWIECQNYRQNILAFIRYDKNYHDFMVYLINLSKEHFENFRLGVPFAGKYFKVLDTDAQEFGGNGHNWINEYEAVNQPAFHHQNSLCTKLLPLHGMVFKSLDVWR, encoded by the coding sequence ATGGATTCAAGCAAACTTCAGTCTATTCCCGAGCTGGATCTTTATCTTTTCAATGTAGGAGAGCATCGCAGGGTACACAAATTTCTCGGGGCTCATCTGATCGAAGGAGGGTGCCGGTTCGCTGTCTGGGCGCCGAATGCAGAACGGGTTTCCGTCGTAGGCAGTTTCAATAATTGGAATATCCACGCTCACGCCATGGAGCGGCGCGGCAATACGGGTGTCTGGGAACGGTTTATTCCGGGGCTTCATCATGGAATTTTCTATAAGTTTGCCATCCAAAAACCCGGAGGGAAATGGGAGTTTCGGACAGACCCGTTTGCCCGGTTCATGCAAAACGATGAAAACCGTACTCCGATCTTGACCGAAACCTACTATGAATTCAAACATCCCAAGGTTACTCTGGCTGATAAATTCAGCAGCCCCTTAAACATCTTCGAGGTCCATCCTCTGTCGTGGCGGCACCGGAATGGACGGCCATTGAGCTACCGGGAACTGATCGATGAGCTGGTTCCCTATGTCAAATACATGGAGTATACCCACGTTGAGCTTATGGGCATTCTGGAGCATCCCTACATTCCTTCCTGGGGATATCAGGTAATCGGATTTTATGCACCTACCTCCAGGATGGGGACTCCGACTGAATTCAAGCAATTGATCGATGCTTTTCATCAGGCGGGAATCGGGGTCATCATCGACATTATCATGGTCCACTTCCCCAAGGACATTACCGGTCTTGCTTTTTACGACAATGACAATCACCTGTTCGAGAGCCCGATCCCGGAGCGGAAAATGACGGCCTGGGATACCTTTTACTTTGATTTTGGCCGGAATGAGATCAAAAGCTTTCTTATCTCCTGCCTGTTCCACTGGATCGAGGAATTTTACGTTGACGGATTCCGGTTCGATGCCGCAGGCCAATTCCACTATTATGAATTTTCCAGTGACCAGAAATACCGGGAGTTTTTACACCGATATGGCAACTGCCACAACCCGGAAGGGTTCCGTTTCATGCAATCCATGAATTGGGCGGTCAAGGAGGAGCATCCGGAAACCCTGCTCATCGCGGAAGATTCGACCATTGCCAGCGGGGTTACCAGGCCGGTGGAGCACGGCGGGCATGGCTTTGATTATAAGTGGGATCTGGGATGCACCTCTCACATGATGAAATACTTCCGGCGTCCCTCCAGCCAGAGAAGCACCGTCTACGGAGACCTCACCTATCCCATGCTCTACCATCATACTGAAAACTTTATCCTTCCTCTCGGCCATGACGAAGTTGTTCACATGAAAAGGACCATGGTCAATAAAACGGAGGACCTCACCGATTTTGAGAAATTCGCCAATCTCCGGCTGATGTATTTGCTGCAATTCGGCTATCCGCATAAGAAGCTGCTGTTTATGGGACAGGAATTCGGCCAGAAAAACGAGTGGAACGAGCAGCAGCCTCTGTCCTGGGACTCAACCTGGGACCATCTTCATCGCTCCATGCAATGGTTTGTCAAGCGATTGAATGAAGTGTATAAATATATTCCGGCCATGCACGAAGGTGATAATATTCCGAACGGATTTGAATGGATCGAGTGTCAAAACTACCGGCAAAATATCCTTGCCTTTATCCGCTATGATAAAAATTATCACGACTTTATGGTCTATTTGATTAATCTTTCCAAAGAGCATTTTGAGAACTTCCGTCTGGGAGTCCCCTTTGCAGGCAAATATTTTAAGGTACTCGACACCGATGCACAGGAGTTCGGCGGAAACGGCCATAACTGGATCAATGAATACGAAGCGGTAAATCAACCGGCATTTCACCATCAGAACAGCCTGTGCACCAAGCTGCTCCCTTTGCATGGCATGGTTTTCAAATCACTGGACGTCTGGCGGTGA
- the pgi gene encoding glucose-6-phosphate isomerase, translated as MITRLAQWKELEREAQKAHKMSLRQEFAADSNRYQTLSISLEGEVILDFSRQLVTGKTMRLLYALAEARNLKEKIRHMFQGRKINMTENRAALHVALRNLWGGPIEVDGEDVMPEVKAVLSKIESFSRSIHQGEWRGITGRPIRNIVAIGIGGSYLGPEFVAEANRAYARPGMRLCFVANVDGTDFAQKTEGLDPEETLFVVISKTFTTVETMMNARTARAWMMNRLHQHPDTVKKHFVAVSTNLPAVAEFGIDPANSFGFWDWVGGRFSVSSAVGGVPLSLYFGYENFYNLLAGQYAIDRHFLESPCEKNIPITLGLLGIWNNDFLGYTSRAILPYSQALSRFAAHIQQVDMESNGKRVDLEGNPVPVATCPVIFGEPGTNGQHSFYQLLHQGQVVPADFIGFIRPQYQVGEKSGASVDHHQELMANFFAQPDALAFGKTEEELRQEGVPEFLVPHKTFPGNRPSNLLLFPKLTPKTTGMLLAIYEHQAAVEGFIWGIDSFDQWGVELGKALGKSIRTRMIDYNRDPAGRVTEFNPATNALLQTFLDGNRG; from the coding sequence ATGATTACGCGGCTTGCACAGTGGAAGGAGCTTGAGAGGGAAGCCCAAAAAGCACACAAGATGAGCCTTCGGCAGGAGTTTGCCGCAGACTCGAACCGCTATCAAACCTTGAGTATTTCTCTCGAAGGAGAGGTGATCCTTGATTTTTCCCGCCAGCTTGTGACCGGAAAAACCATGAGGCTGCTTTACGCTCTGGCCGAAGCCAGGAACCTGAAGGAAAAAATCCGGCACATGTTTCAGGGCAGGAAGATCAATATGACTGAAAACCGGGCTGCGCTGCACGTGGCCCTGCGCAACCTCTGGGGCGGGCCGATCGAAGTGGACGGTGAGGATGTCATGCCGGAAGTGAAAGCCGTCCTGTCGAAAATAGAGAGCTTCTCCCGCTCGATCCATCAGGGGGAGTGGCGGGGGATAACCGGCAGGCCGATACGAAACATCGTCGCTATCGGCATCGGCGGATCATACCTTGGCCCGGAATTTGTGGCCGAAGCCAACCGGGCTTATGCCAGGCCGGGGATGCGGCTGTGCTTCGTGGCCAATGTGGATGGGACCGATTTTGCCCAAAAGACCGAAGGCTTAGACCCTGAAGAAACCCTGTTTGTAGTCATTTCCAAGACCTTTACCACGGTCGAAACCATGATGAATGCCAGGACAGCCAGGGCCTGGATGATGAACAGGCTGCACCAGCACCCTGACACGGTGAAAAAGCATTTTGTGGCCGTATCCACCAATCTTCCGGCAGTGGCCGAGTTTGGCATTGACCCGGCCAACAGCTTCGGGTTCTGGGACTGGGTAGGAGGACGGTTCAGTGTCAGCTCCGCAGTCGGCGGGGTACCGCTCTCCCTGTACTTTGGATATGAAAATTTTTACAACCTGCTGGCCGGACAATATGCCATCGACCGCCATTTCCTGGAGTCGCCTTGTGAAAAAAACATACCAATAACCCTGGGACTGCTGGGCATCTGGAACAATGACTTCCTCGGGTACACCAGCCGGGCTATCCTTCCTTACAGCCAGGCATTGTCCCGCTTTGCCGCCCACATTCAGCAGGTGGATATGGAAAGCAACGGAAAGCGGGTAGATCTTGAGGGCAATCCTGTTCCGGTTGCCACCTGCCCGGTCATTTTCGGGGAGCCGGGAACCAACGGGCAGCACTCGTTCTATCAGTTGCTCCACCAGGGGCAGGTGGTTCCGGCAGATTTTATCGGCTTCATCAGGCCCCAATACCAGGTCGGTGAAAAATCGGGGGCTTCGGTTGACCACCACCAGGAGCTGATGGCGAATTTCTTTGCCCAGCCCGATGCCCTGGCTTTCGGCAAAACCGAAGAAGAATTGCGGCAGGAGGGGGTGCCGGAATTCCTGGTTCCGCACAAGACCTTTCCCGGCAACCGGCCTTCAAACCTTCTGCTCTTCCCCAAGCTGACCCCAAAGACTACCGGCATGCTGCTGGCAATCTATGAGCATCAGGCTGCGGTGGAAGGATTTATCTGGGGAATCGACAGCTTCGACCAGTGGGGCGTAGAGCTGGGAAAGGCACTGGGGAAAAGCATTCGAACCAGGATGATTGACTATAACCGTGACCCTGCAGGCAGGGTAACCGAGTTTAACCCTGCAACCAATGCCCTGCTGCAAACCTTTCTCGACGGGAACCGGGGGTGA